A portion of the Campylobacter concisus ATCC 51562 genome contains these proteins:
- a CDS encoding polyribonucleotide nucleotidyltransferase: MQYSIEVNNQVEIFDLNKVAKQASGAVLLRVKNTVVLATVAREDTQVEEDFLPLTVQYIEKAYAAGKIPGGYVKRETKPGDFETLTARIIDRSLRPLFPKGYAYPTQIVVMVLSADPEVDLQVVSLNAASVALYLSDIPVNRPVCGVRVGYIDEKFVINPSNSELKQSAIDLYVAGTKDELLMIEMRSLPQQTTQLIPMVAIEPMIDPSLSDSMAQKQLMNEFSEDMMVEAIDFAGKAILRASSAYEEAFKEHKKEDAALELKPEIENENIAIYIDKFYKAEVKNAINQMAKSERASELSKIAKQISSDEVAQKEGWDEAVITNVLGKYKKKIVREQIINEGVRADGRGLEEVRPISIETNVLPNAHGSCLFTRGQTQALVVTTLGTDSDAQMYDILTEKVPFVEKFMFNYNFPGFSVGEASPLKAPGRRELGHGNLAKRALAPSIDLASPYTIRVVSEILESNGSSSMASVCGGSLALRAAGVNTLKLVAGVAMGLIFEGDKHAVLTDIMGLEDHDGDMDFKVAGTSDGITALQMDIKLGGISLEVLKEALYQAKRGREHILSLMTEADKNIEINEDVLPKLELFSVDPSKIVDIIGQAGKTIKEIIEKFEVSIDLDREKGEVKIAGGAKKNVDAAKDYIISITSKDNGRSFGKKPFKHDKERSKPNFNIGDEFLGTVKSVVDFGVFIELKDGIDGLLHISKIKTPLNVGDQVKVCVSEQKGNKISLSLVE; encoded by the coding sequence ATGCAATATAGTATAGAAGTCAATAATCAGGTTGAAATTTTTGACCTTAATAAAGTAGCAAAACAAGCTAGCGGAGCGGTACTTTTAAGGGTAAAAAATACCGTAGTTTTAGCAACTGTTGCAAGAGAAGACACGCAAGTTGAGGAGGATTTTTTACCTCTAACGGTGCAGTATATAGAAAAAGCCTACGCCGCTGGTAAAATTCCTGGCGGTTACGTTAAGCGCGAGACAAAGCCAGGCGACTTTGAAACGCTAACAGCTCGCATCATCGATAGATCTCTTAGACCGCTCTTTCCAAAAGGTTACGCATATCCAACTCAAATAGTTGTAATGGTGCTTTCAGCTGATCCTGAGGTTGATTTGCAAGTTGTAAGTCTAAATGCGGCTTCAGTTGCGTTGTATCTTAGCGACATCCCAGTAAATCGCCCAGTTTGTGGCGTGAGAGTTGGCTATATAGATGAAAAATTTGTGATCAACCCAAGCAACTCTGAACTAAAACAAAGTGCGATCGATCTTTATGTAGCTGGAACAAAAGATGAGCTTTTGATGATTGAGATGAGAAGCTTACCTCAGCAAACTACGCAGCTCATCCCTATGGTTGCGATTGAGCCGATGATAGATCCGAGCTTAAGTGATAGCATGGCTCAAAAACAGCTGATGAATGAATTTAGCGAAGATATGATGGTTGAGGCGATTGATTTTGCTGGTAAGGCGATACTAAGAGCTAGCAGTGCTTACGAAGAAGCTTTCAAAGAGCATAAGAAAGAGGACGCTGCGCTTGAGCTAAAACCTGAGATAGAAAATGAAAATATCGCTATTTATATCGATAAATTTTATAAAGCTGAAGTCAAAAATGCTATCAACCAAATGGCAAAAAGCGAGCGCGCGAGCGAACTTAGCAAGATCGCAAAACAAATTTCAAGTGATGAGGTCGCTCAAAAAGAGGGCTGGGATGAGGCTGTCATCACAAATGTCCTTGGCAAATATAAAAAGAAAATCGTTAGAGAGCAGATCATAAACGAGGGCGTAAGGGCCGATGGACGTGGTCTTGAAGAGGTTAGGCCTATTAGTATCGAAACAAATGTGCTTCCAAATGCACATGGCTCATGTCTCTTTACAAGAGGACAGACACAAGCCCTAGTTGTCACTACTCTTGGCACTGACAGCGACGCTCAAATGTATGACATCCTCACTGAAAAAGTACCTTTTGTAGAGAAATTTATGTTTAACTACAACTTCCCAGGCTTTAGCGTAGGTGAGGCAAGCCCACTAAAAGCTCCTGGTAGACGTGAGCTTGGACATGGAAATTTAGCCAAACGTGCCCTTGCACCAAGTATCGATCTAGCTTCACCATACACAATAAGAGTTGTTTCAGAAATTTTAGAGAGCAACGGCTCAAGCTCGATGGCTAGCGTTTGTGGTGGCTCGCTTGCACTTAGAGCAGCTGGCGTAAATACTTTAAAACTTGTCGCAGGTGTCGCTATGGGATTAATATTTGAAGGCGATAAGCATGCAGTGCTAACAGATATCATGGGACTTGAAGATCACGATGGCGATATGGACTTTAAAGTAGCAGGCACAAGTGATGGCATCACAGCGCTTCAGATGGATATTAAGCTTGGTGGCATTAGCTTAGAAGTGCTAAAAGAGGCACTTTATCAAGCAAAACGTGGTAGAGAGCATATCTTATCTTTGATGACAGAAGCGGATAAAAATATAGAAATAAATGAAGATGTGCTTCCAAAACTTGAACTATTTAGTGTTGATCCAAGCAAGATCGTAGATATCATCGGGCAAGCTGGCAAGACTATAAAAGAGATCATTGAGAAATTTGAAGTTTCAATCGATCTTGATAGAGAAAAAGGTGAAGTTAAAATCGCAGGTGGTGCAAAGAAAAATGTCGATGCTGCAAAAGACTACATCATCTCTATCACTTCAAAAGATAATGGACGCTCATTTGGCAAAAAGCCGTTTAAACACGACAAAGAGCGTTCAAAACCAAATTTTAATATCGGTGATGAGTTTTTGGGAACGGTAAAGAGCGTAGTTGATTTTGGTGTGTTTATCGAGCTAAAAGATGGCATTGATGGCTTGCTTCATATCTCAAAGATAAAAACTCCATTAAATGTAGGTGATCAGGTCAAAGTGTGTGTGAGCGAGCAAAAAGGAAATAAAATTTCGCTCTCTTTAGTTGAATAA
- a CDS encoding LPS-assembly protein LptD — translation MRKILFLIPIFVLSLSADMQDVQLLADDVKQDKGIVTANKNVVVYSQDYLVTADCAVYDQNNSVIELFGNVNMMKGKSEVSRSNYAKLNLKNNDTAFESLFMMNKDMEVWMRSDESNSDSEYYRVKKAMVSSCNVQDPDWSITSSSAMLNKQSKFLHLFNPVFRIANVPVFYLPYFGFSTDTTRRTGLLPPELGYGKSEGFYYKQPIYFAPYNEWDFELDPQIRTNRGAGIYGAFRFTESPDSSGEISFGMFDDKKSYQDRQRSKISNKAELKNKTHKGIGLKYERDKLIRYLSEADLQEGIWIDATKLNDIDYLNLKGRDDDYDSLVTSKFNYFIANDDHYFGAYAKYYIDTEKIGSKNENKDTLQELPSLQYHKFTDDIVLPNILYSLDLQSHRYDRKIGVRATQYEFTLPASVHVPLLDDSLTFSFYEYLYASRINYENKINSFDDKREDKHTNFVNNYHKFTLHTDLAKVYESFYHTLNFGAEYLLPGYRKGNLDDEFIYDKNLNEYENFLTQEQSKEEISGYLTQYFFNSNGRKIIKHSISQGYYTKEDEYSNLKNAIYLYPFENLSLYNKLEYSHKSKELKKVQSGFSYTNDLFWLNMLHTMKKNDSKIKNSATKDSYFTSGLGVKLPHQYSLIGGWQYDIERSYTKSWRVGVLHQRKCWNYGIIYQQDVEPTTTINGSASTRKNGIYFTINFYPMGGLHYDFSQSSTKSSAN, via the coding sequence ATGCGTAAAATTTTATTTTTAATTCCAATTTTTGTTTTAAGCTTAAGTGCAGATATGCAAGATGTGCAGCTTTTAGCCGATGATGTAAAGCAAGATAAAGGCATCGTAACGGCCAATAAAAATGTTGTTGTATATTCACAAGATTATCTTGTGACAGCTGATTGTGCAGTTTATGATCAAAATAATTCGGTTATCGAGCTATTTGGTAACGTCAACATGATGAAGGGCAAGAGTGAAGTCTCTCGCTCAAACTATGCAAAGCTAAATTTAAAAAATAATGATACTGCTTTTGAATCGCTTTTTATGATGAATAAAGACATGGAAGTATGGATGAGAAGCGATGAGAGCAACTCTGATAGTGAGTACTATAGAGTAAAAAAAGCGATGGTTTCAAGCTGTAATGTCCAAGATCCTGACTGGAGTATCACTTCAAGCTCAGCTATGCTAAATAAACAAAGCAAATTTTTACACCTTTTTAACCCAGTCTTTCGTATAGCTAATGTGCCAGTTTTTTATTTGCCATATTTTGGTTTTTCAACAGATACCACAAGAAGAACAGGTCTTTTGCCGCCTGAGCTTGGATACGGAAAATCTGAAGGTTTTTATTACAAGCAGCCGATTTATTTTGCACCTTATAATGAATGGGACTTCGAGCTTGATCCGCAGATAAGAACAAACAGAGGTGCTGGAATTTATGGTGCGTTTAGATTTACTGAGTCGCCTGATTCAAGTGGCGAAATCAGCTTTGGTATGTTTGACGATAAAAAAAGCTATCAAGATAGACAAAGAAGTAAGATTTCAAATAAGGCTGAACTAAAAAATAAAACACATAAAGGCATTGGACTAAAATACGAAAGAGATAAGCTTATAAGATACCTTAGTGAAGCGGATTTACAAGAGGGAATTTGGATAGACGCAACGAAGCTAAATGATATAGATTATTTAAATTTAAAGGGCAGGGATGATGATTATGATTCGCTTGTAACTTCTAAATTTAACTACTTCATCGCAAATGACGATCATTATTTTGGTGCTTATGCAAAATACTACATAGACACTGAAAAGATTGGCTCAAAAAATGAGAACAAAGACACGCTTCAAGAGCTTCCATCGCTTCAGTATCATAAATTTACAGATGATATTGTCTTGCCAAATATCTTATATTCACTCGATCTTCAGTCACATAGATATGATAGAAAGATAGGCGTTAGAGCGACTCAGTATGAATTTACACTTCCAGCTTCAGTGCATGTGCCACTGCTTGATGATAGCTTAACATTTTCATTTTATGAGTATCTATACGCTTCAAGAATAAATTACGAGAATAAGATAAATTCATTTGATGATAAAAGAGAAGATAAACATACAAATTTTGTAAATAATTACCACAAATTTACCCTTCACACTGACCTTGCAAAAGTGTATGAAAGCTTTTATCACACTCTAAATTTCGGGGCCGAATACCTGCTGCCAGGCTATAGAAAAGGAAATTTAGATGATGAGTTTATCTATGATAAAAATCTAAATGAGTATGAAAATTTCTTGACTCAAGAGCAGAGTAAGGAAGAAATTTCTGGTTATCTGACTCAGTATTTCTTTAACTCTAATGGTAGAAAGATTATAAAACATAGTATTTCTCAAGGATATTACACAAAAGAAGATGAATATTCGAATTTAAAAAATGCTATCTATCTATATCCATTTGAAAATTTAAGCCTTTATAATAAGCTTGAATATTCACACAAGAGCAAAGAGCTTAAAAAGGTACAAAGTGGATTTTCATACACAAATGATCTATTCTGGCTAAATATGCTTCACACCATGAAGAAAAATGATAGCAAAATAAAAAATAGTGCGACAAAAGATAGCTATTTTACAAGTGGTCTTGGAGTAAAATTACCTCATCAATACAGCCTTATTGGCGGCTGGCAATATGATATTGAGCGAAGCTACACAAAAAGCTGGAGAGTTGGCGTACTTCATCAAAGAAAATGCTGGAATTACGGGATAATTTATCAACAAGATGTCGAGCCAACAACAACAATAAATGGCTCAGCATCAACTAGAAAAAATGGTATTTATTTCACGATAAATTTCTATCCAATGGGCGGTTTGCACTATGACTTTTCGCAAAGCAGCACAAAATCGAGTGCCAACTAA
- a CDS encoding RDD family protein, with amino-acid sequence MSMQLVEKLEKEEISLAPFSKRVLAYSIDECIVSFLFLIIYWDTFLSVMSYDEARNLTLNFFWQIVALKIIYHTFFVWYYGASLGQMLTKTMCINVEILDRPNFISSLVRAIFRLVSEACFYLGFAWAFANPARQTWQDKIARTVVVNA; translated from the coding sequence ATGAGTATGCAGTTAGTTGAAAAACTTGAAAAAGAAGAAATTTCGCTAGCGCCATTTTCAAAAAGAGTGCTAGCCTACTCAATTGATGAATGTATCGTTTCTTTTTTGTTTTTGATCATTTACTGGGATACCTTTTTGTCGGTTATGAGCTATGATGAAGCCAGAAATTTGACTTTAAATTTCTTTTGGCAAATAGTCGCACTAAAGATTATTTATCATACATTTTTTGTTTGGTATTATGGCGCGAGTCTTGGGCAAATGCTAACAAAGACGATGTGCATTAATGTAGAAATTTTAGATAGACCAAATTTTATTTCAAGCTTAGTAAGAGCGATTTTTAGGTTGGTTAGTGAAGCTTGTTTTTATCTTGGTTTTGCATGGGCATTTGCAAATCCAGCTAGGCAAACTTGGCAAGACAAAATAGCAAGAACAGTGGTGGTAAATGCGTAA
- the purD gene encoding phosphoribosylamine--glycine ligase, giving the protein MNILIIGSGGREYAIALKLKSEKNINLYFAPGNGATSRLGENLNIKDFHELANFAKKNSIELTIVGPEAPLSEGVVDIFKKEGLLIFGPSKAAARLEASKAYMKDFLARNNIKTARYLNTDDKEKAFKFIDTLSAPMVVKADGLCAGKGVIIANSKDEAKEAVSDMLSGASFGEAGKFVVVEEFLDGFELSFFAICDGENFVSLPVAQDHKRLLDNDEGPNTGGMGAYAPSPLASKELIKMVEEEIVKPTLKGMKNEGSPFCGVLFVGLMIVKNEPYVLEFNVRFGDPECEVLMPLIDGNLSEILLNAAKGELKPISLKDEFAVGVVMSSKDYPYKSSPKAKISVLNDVKDAHIAYAGVSEQDGEIYADGGRVLVCVATAKSIKEARDRAYELCENVKFDGAHYRKDIAWQALK; this is encoded by the coding sequence ATGAACATTCTCATAATAGGAAGTGGCGGCCGCGAATACGCCATTGCTCTAAAACTAAAAAGCGAAAAAAATATAAATTTATACTTTGCGCCCGGAAATGGTGCGACCTCACGCCTTGGTGAGAATTTAAACATAAAAGACTTTCATGAGCTAGCAAATTTTGCCAAAAAAAATAGTATCGAGCTAACTATCGTGGGACCTGAAGCGCCTCTTAGCGAAGGCGTGGTGGATATCTTTAAAAAAGAGGGCTTGCTTATATTTGGACCAAGCAAAGCAGCTGCTAGACTTGAAGCCAGCAAGGCCTATATGAAGGACTTTTTAGCTAGAAATAATATAAAAACTGCAAGATATTTAAATACAGATGATAAAGAAAAAGCATTTAAATTTATTGATACCTTAAGCGCTCCGATGGTCGTAAAGGCCGATGGTCTTTGTGCTGGAAAAGGCGTAATAATCGCAAACTCTAAAGATGAGGCCAAAGAGGCAGTTAGTGACATGTTAAGCGGAGCCAGCTTTGGCGAGGCTGGTAAATTTGTGGTGGTTGAAGAGTTTTTAGATGGCTTTGAGCTGAGCTTTTTTGCTATTTGTGACGGCGAAAATTTTGTAAGCTTGCCAGTGGCACAAGACCACAAACGCTTGCTTGATAATGACGAAGGTCCAAATACTGGCGGTATGGGCGCTTATGCTCCAAGTCCACTTGCTTCAAAAGAGCTGATAAAAATGGTCGAAGAAGAGATTGTAAAGCCAACTTTAAAAGGGATGAAAAACGAGGGCAGTCCGTTTTGTGGAGTACTTTTTGTGGGACTGATGATCGTGAAAAATGAGCCTTATGTACTTGAGTTTAACGTGAGATTTGGCGATCCTGAGTGCGAGGTATTGATGCCATTAATTGACGGAAATTTAAGCGAAATTTTACTAAATGCTGCAAAGGGCGAGCTAAAGCCTATTAGCTTAAAAGATGAATTTGCAGTTGGCGTTGTGATGTCTAGTAAGGACTATCCGTATAAAAGCAGTCCAAAAGCTAAAATTTCAGTTTTAAATGATGTAAAAGATGCTCACATCGCTTATGCTGGTGTTAGTGAGCAAGATGGAGAAATTTATGCAGATGGTGGCAGGGTATTAGTCTGTGTGGCCACTGCCAAGAGCATAAAAGAGGCACGTGATAGAGCTTATGAGCTTTGCGAAAATGTAAAATTTGACGGAGCGCACTATAGAAAAGATATTGCCTGGCAGGCATTAAAATGA